One Corynebacterium aurimucosum genomic window, CAGCCGGGCAGCGGTGTGCTGGCAACGCTGCGGCGGAGCGCTATAAATGGCGGTCGGATGAAATGGCGTGAGCATCGGCACGAGCATCTCCGCTTGGCGGCGCCCCTTTTTATCCAGCGGGCGCAGGTCATCATCGCCTTCCCACGAGCGGCGCTGGTGTGCGCGTGCATGGCGCACATAAAGAACGCGGGTCGTAGGCGCAAGGCGCAGACGCTTGTGTGCCTTGCCTAGCACCTGGGCATCAACGTCGTAGGAGAGTAATGAGCTGGCCTCGGCGATCTTCATCCAACGCAGCTCATCGGTCTCTTCATTCGGGGTGTACTCACCGTCGAGTACACGGGCCAGCCAGTAGTAGACCACCTTCGTGCGGCCTTGCACCGGGTAGGCCACCTTGCCGATGAGCTTGCCTAGGCGCACGGAGTAACCGGTTTCCTCGAAGATCTCGCGCGCGGCGGTCGCGGGGAGCGATTCGCCCGGATCGACCTTGCCCTTGGGCAGCGACCAATCGTCATAGTGGGGGCGGTGGATAAGTGCAACCTCCGGATCGTGCGGGTCGCCACGCCAGAGAACCGCGCCGGCGGCAAGCGTCGTGCGCTTGAATTCTTCTGCCGGATCGACGGGGATCTCCTGGTGGCGTCCGGAAATGAAGACTTCCGAGCGAATGTCTTTGTCCGTCTCGTGCATGTTCTTTGCCTTGGGCATGCTGCTCCTTTTGCGCCGGTAGCTTTCAACCTTCTCTATCTTCCTCCACTCGCCGTCGCGATGCAGCCTTACGCGCCGAGCGTGCAGGAATGCCAGGCGTGCTTTAATGGGAAAAGCCAATGCAGAGGAATCTAGAGTGAGGTGGCACATGGCAAACGTGGCAGTAATGGGGGCAGGCTCGTGGGGAACCACGCTGGCAAAAGTCTTTGCTGACGCCGGCAACGACGTCCGCTTGTGGGCGCGCCGCGAGGAATTGGCGAATGCCATCAACACGCGCCACGAGAATCCGGATTACCTCCCAGAACTCCCGCTTCCTGAGTCGATTAAGGCCTCCACAGAGCCGGCAACAACGCTGCAGGCCGCGGATATTGTGATCTTCGGCGTTCCCTCCCAGACGCTGCGCGGAAACCTGGAAAAGTGGGCGCCGCTCTTGCCTGAGGACGCGACCTTGGTGTCGATCTCTAAAGGCGTGGAGAAGGCCACACTCAACCTAATGAGCGAAGTTATCGCAGACGCCGCCGGTGTCTCCTCCGACCGTATCGCGGTCCTCTCTGGGCCCAACCTAGCCAAGGAGGTGGCCCAGGAGCAACCAGCAGCCACGGTGATTGCCTGCAGCGATGCTGCCCGTGCCGAGGCCGTGCAACATGCCGCCGCAGCACCGTATTTTCGGCCCTATACCAACACCGATGTCATCGGCGCGGAGATCGGCGGCGCCTGCAAAAACGTGATTGCACTTGCCTGCGGCATGGCGGCGGGTAAGGGGTTAGGAAACAACACCATGGCCACCATCATCACGCGCGGGCTCGCGGAGATTACTCGCCTAGGAGTGAAGCTGGGAGCGGACCCGTTCACCTTCTCTGGTCTAGCAGGCATGGGAGACCTCGTGGCGACGTGCAGTTCGACGTTGTCGCGTAACCGCACCTTTGGGTATCGCCTCGGCCAGGGTGGCACGCTGGAGGAAGCAACTGCCGCCACCAACGGGCAGGTTGCGGAAGGTGTTATCTCATCTGATTCCATCTTTAGGTTGGCGCAGCGCGCAGACGTAGAGATGCCGATTACCCAAGCGGTCTACGGTGTGTGCCACCGCGGGGTGACTGTCGACGACATGATTGTTGCTCTGATGGGTCGCACCAAGAAAGCTGAGTAAAGCCGAGTAAAGTTGCTCGGTATGACTGAAGCGAAACCTGTGCGCGTTGCCGTTGTGTACGGCGGTCGCAGCTCCGAGCATTCGGTGTCGTGCATTTCCGCCGGCGCAATCATGGAGCACCTTGATCCGGAAAAGTATGAAGTCGTGCCCATTGGCATCACGCGGGAAGGCACCTGGACGCAGGGCAACCGCGCGGGACTCGACATTGTCGACGGGCGGCTGCCCGAAGTAGAACTGCACGATGAGCTGGCGTTATCCCTCAACCCTGCCACGCGTGGGCGCATCCACAATGTCACCCGCCACGAGCACTACACAGAGGTCGATGTCATTGTCCCAGTTCTGCACGGCCCCTATGGGGAAGACGGCACAGTGCAGGGCCTCTTTGAACTTTCCGGGATTCCCTACGTCGGCGCAGGCGTATTGGCTTCGGCTGTCGGAATGGACAAGGAGTTCACCAAGAAGCTTCTGGTCGCGGAAGGCCTTCCGGTAGCGCCGCAAGAAGTACTCACAGGGGAAGCCACGCTTAATGACGCCCAAAAGGAACGCCTTGGCCTGCCCGTCTTTGTGAAGCCGGCGCGGGGTGGATCCTCCATCGGTGTGTCCAAGGTCTCCGCGTGGGAAGACCTTGAAGCAGCACTAACCCTGGCCTATGAATCCGATGACAAGGTTCTCATCGAACCAGAAATCAGCGGCGCCGAGGTGGAGGTGGGAGTTCTTGAACGCCCCGACGGCAGCCTCCAGGCCTCTGTCCCCGCCAAGCTCTTGGGCACCACGGAGTCTGAGGAAGGCTTTTATGATTTCGATGCCAAGTACATCGACGAGGGCGTCTCGGCAGCAATTCCTGCTCCGTTGAGTGAGGAGCTGACCGCCGAACTTCGACAGCGCGCTATTGAGGCTTTCCGGGCGCTGGGTGCCTCGGGCCTATCGCGCGTGGATTTCTTCGTCAGTGATGATTCCTACTGCATCAACGAAGTGAATACCTTCCCCGGCTTCACCCCGATTTCTATGTACCCGCAGGTCTTTGCTGCGGAAGGGGTAGGTTATGCCGAGCTGCTCGACACCCTTATTCAGACGGCCCTCGCGCGTTCCTAGGGTGACGATGTAGGCCGCGCCTCTCACACCTACTGGGAGGGAGTGGCTGCCACGAGGGCGTCGCTAAGCCGCACCAGCGCGGAATTCGCAGCATCCTGTGGGGCAGACAACGCGAGGTCCTCCGCCCGGCCGAGCGCGAACCATGTGCCGGCCGTGGTGCCCTCCGCCAGCGTGGTGTCTTCGAACCACGGGACGTCGTTGACCTGCTGGAGCTGAACACCTGCTCGGTAGTTCTCCGGAGAGGCCACGCCGCAGCGCACGACAATCTCTTCCTGACCCGGTGCGCTATAAACCCAGGTGTTCTTATCTCCCACATCCGCGCGGCGCGTATAGCCCTCTGCAAGTGTTTCCGGCAGGGCCTCTTCTAGAGCGGGACACATGGAATCCGGTCCAGCCTTGAGCTGCGATAGCGGCGCTGGGTTGGCCTTCTGTGCCTTCTTTTCTAGTTGCTGGAAGGCTGCTTCTAGCCCCTCTGGAGCGTCATCGTGGGCCTCCTCCGAGGAGGTTGTCACCGCGATGGCGGGGGTGTGCTTGGTGCTGTACCACGTCGTGAGGGTGGAGCCGGGGGTGGCGTCGAGGACCTGTAGCCACGATTCGCCGTCGGACTCGACGGTGTGGGAGTAGTCGGTAAACTGCTGCGGCAGGTCAACACCACAGCGCAGCGTTACTTTGTCCTCCGAGTTCTTTGCCCACGCGGCGGCGCCCGCCGGGGCAGGATCGACCAAGTCGACGCGCGGGTAACCCATGAGCTTGTCCGGCAGCGCATCGACGACAGCGGCACACTCGGGGGAGTCCGCTGCCTCAGAGGGAGTGGGAGGCAGCGCCACTGGCTGTTGCGCGGCGCTGGTGAATACGTATTTGGCACCAAAAATCACCGCGAAGACCATCGCGATGGAGATCCCGAGTGAGATGTAAATAGCGGTGCGGTTAAATTGGGTATCCATAGGGGCTTATCCTATCGCTGATAGCCCGAGAAGAACGAACGCGGACGGCGCGCACGAGTGGCGTGTAGCCCGCGCAAGGAAAAGGAGTCCGTGACGGTGGGTTTGTCCCATACCCTCGATCAAGCCGGTGAACGGCACGTTATCCATGAGATTGTCACTGCAGCCCCGAGCGCGCTCAACGGCGACGATGCGGCAGTGCTGTACCCGGCAGCACCCAATTCGCGCACGGTGGCCGCGACAGACATGATGGTGGAAGGTCGGCACTTCCGGCGGGACTGGTCCACCGCCGCGGAGATCGGACAGAAAGCTATTGTGCGCAACTTCGCGGATATTGAGGCGATGGGGGCGCGCCCCACAGCGGCATTGCTGGCGATTGCCGCCCCGGGAGATACCTCGGTGGACTTCGTGCGGGGGATTGCGCAGGGTATCGCTGAGCGCTGCGCGGTATATAACGCGGAGCTCGTAGGCGGAGATCTGACCCGCAGTGAGAGCTTGGTCATCAACGTCACGGCGTTAGGCTCCCTGGGTGGAAGTGGTGCAGCGCTGACTCTGGATGGTGCCCGGGCGGGCCAGAAGTTGGTAGCACACGGCAAGATTGGGTATTCCGGGGCGGGCCTGGCGCTGTTGCAACGCTATGGCCGCGCATTGCCGCCGGAGTTAGAAGAATTCTGGCCTTTGGTCGACGCCCACTGCGCTCCCTCCCTCACCCCGGGGCGTGGTGTCATCGCGCGGGCAACCGGTTCGACCTCGATGACGGATAACTCGGATGGCCTCGTGCGCGATATAGGACACTTAGCTGGACGTTCCGGGGTGCACATCGACCTTGACCGTGGAGCGATTGCCCCTGACCCGCTGCTGGCTGGCGCCGGCGCGGTGCTCGATATCGATCCTTGGGAATGGGTCTTAACCGGCGGCGAGGACCACACGCTGTTGGCTACCACGTACAAGGCCCCTCCCTCCGGTTTCCGGGAAATTGGTCGGGTGATGCGCGGTAGCGGCGTGACCATTGACGGAGAGGAGCCGCGCTATAGCGAGGGCTGGGAGGGATTCGCGTGAGCCACATTGATACCTCTCACATTCACTACTCGTGGATGCCTTACATCCGGCAGGCACTGGAGGAAAACCTTCCACGCATTGAGCGCGAGATTGGCGCAGAGTTCCTGCCGCCCGCCGAGAATGTATTCGCCGCCCTGTCTATGCCGCTCGAGGACGTGCGGGTGCTCATCGTGGGCCAGGACCCCTATCCCACGCCGGGGCATGCCATGGGTTTGTCCTTCTCCACGCGATCGGGCGTGCCGGCCCCGCGTTCGTTGAAGAATATCTACGCCGAGCTTGGCGACGACCTCGGCATCCCCGGCCGCGCTGATGGTGATCTACGGGCCTGGTTTGAGCAAGGAGTGCTGCTGCTCAACCGAGTGCTTACCGTGGCCCCGGGCCAGGCCGGTTCACACCGCAGGCTCGGGTGGGAAGCGATTACCGAGGCCGCCATCAGGGCACTGGCGGGGCGCGATATCGTGGCCATTCTATGGGGCCGCGATGCCCAAGCCTGCCAAGCTTTCCTGCCCGGTACAGAGTGCATTACCTCCCCGCATCCTTCGCCGCTGTCAGCGCGGCGTGGATTCTTTGGATCGCGTCCTTTTTCCCGGGCCAATGCGGCTTTAGAGGCCCGTGGCGTCCCCGCAGTGGACTGGCGCTTGTAGACTAGCCAGCATGTCATATCCCGCTGAGTTGGATGCTCGTGGCCTCCACGAGTGGGCCTCCCGAACCGTGGAGGAGCTGCAGCGCCGCCGCGCCGAGATCAATGCCCTCAACGTTTTCCCAGTGCCCGATTCCGACACGGGATCCAACATGGCGCACACCATGGAGTCCGCGTTGGCGGAGGCCAATAAGGGCGAGGTGGACGTGGCCGAAGCCCTGGCCATCGGCTCAGTGCGCGGCGCCCGCGGCAATTCGGGGATGGTGCTCTCCCAAGTGCTGCGGGGGGTTGCCGATGCCACGACGGATTCGCGCGTGGACGGTGCGGTACTCGCCGATGCTTTGACCTTGGCTGTCACTTTGGTGGACCGCGCGCTTGCCGCACCGGTGGAAGGAACGATTATTACCGTGCTGCGAGCCGCGGCGATCGCCGCCAATCAGGCTGCCGAGCAGCCTGGGGCCGAGCTTCACGGCATCTTGCTCGCAGCGGTCGAGGCCGCACGGAAGGCCCTTGCTGAGACCCCCTCGCAGCTATCGGCCCTGCGCGAAGCCGGCGTTGTGGATGCCGGTGGAACCGGCTTCGTAATTTTGCTCGAGTGCTTGCTCACTCAGGTCACAGGGCCCGACCCTGCCAGCCAACCCCTGACGGAGTCGGTGCCACTTTACTCCGCGGAGCCTGCCGTGCGGGAGCCACAGGCAGGAGAAGAGCTCGCAGAGATCGAAGCCATCTTCTTCTTTGAGGGCAACCTGGGCGACATCGAAGAGACCTTGGCTCCGCTGGGCAATAGTCTCGTCATTGCACGGGCGACGGAAACCTCCGCCAGCGTGCACATCCATAGCGCTGAGGCGGGGGCCGTGATCGAAAAGGCCTATTCCCTGGGAAAGGTCAGCAACCTGCGGCTCGAAGCGCTACCGCAGACGGGTCAGGCGGCCAGCTGCCAAGATTCTGGTGGTGGCGGGGGAGCACAGCGGCGTATCTTTGCCGCGGTGCCTGAAGAGGCAGCGCGGGAGCTTTTTGAGAAGGCGGGGGCGGACGTCGTCAAGCCCGGCGAAGAACTGCAAAGCGCCGGGGAGGGAGATCTTTTCTTGCCCAATGGCTGCGGTGGTGACCCGGGCAAGGCTACTGTCATTCCGACCGATTCCCTGGTAGTCGGGCTGGCGGCGCTCTCGGTTTATGCGCCGAGTTCCGCGCACACCGACGACGTGCTCGCCGCGATGAAGGACGCTGCCCGCTCCATGCGGGTAGCCTACCCAGATAGAGAAAACGTGGCTGGGATTCTAGCGGCATGTCGTACTCAGCTGGGCTATGGCGGCGAGCAGATCACGGTGCTGACTGGCCTTGAGCTAGAGGAAGACGAGTTAGCCCGAGAGTTGGGGGTTGATGTCGTGGTTCTGCACGTGCCTGGACTGCGCACTGAGATTGGGGTGGAGTAGACCATGCTGGGCTGGCAGGATGACCGCGCACTGACGGATATCTTGGCAAAGAAGGATGCCGCGGCTTTCAAGCGCGCCTTCGGATACACCACGTGCGGGGAGCTGCTCAGCCACTATCCGCGCGACTACATCCGCCACAATAAGGACGTGGGCCTCGGCGGTGCTGAGGATGGTGATCACGTCACCATCACTGGCGTTATCGAAGAACTCCGCGTTAAACACACATCTAAAGCCGTGGTGTTTATCCTCTACATGGATAGCGGAGTCCAGGCCTCCTTTTTCAATGCGCACTACGTGCAGCGCGTGCTGGGGCGCGGCATGCGCGTCATGCTCTCCGGCAAGCTGAAATACTTCCGGGGATACCCCAGCTTGCAGCACCCCGATTTTCTCATCCTCGACCCCGGCCGCTATCAGGAGTCCCTGCTGGATAGCACTACTGGGCAGGGGACAGGTTCGCTGAAGAAGCTCTCCCAGTTCGGCTCGCTGGAGACCTTCCTGCAGCGCGAATGGATTCCCGTGTACCCGGCTAGCGGAAAGGTGACGTCGTGGTACATCATGGGCGCTATCCATAAAGTGCTCGAGCACACCCCACCGATCCCGGAGCCGCTGGACTATCGGATGATGGTGACGCTGGATCAAGCCGTGCGCGAGATCCACGAACCGGGTGATAATGGCCCGGAGCGCGCTATCCAGCGCCTCAAGTACAACGAGGCCCTATCGGTGGGCCTAGTTATGGCCTTGCGTCAGCGCGATGTCAAGGCGCGCACGGCAACCCCGATGCCGGCAATTCTGGAAGGTTACCGCGATGAGCTGCTCAGCGAGCTACCCTTCGCGCTGACTGACGGTCAACGACGTGTCATCGGCGAGATCGACGCAGATCTGTGTGGCACCGCGCCCATGATGCGGCTGTTGCAAGGTGAGGTCGGTTCAGGCAAAACGCTCGTTGCCACCTGTGCCATGCTGCAGGCGGTTGATGCTGGAAAACAAGCTGCACTGCTTGCCCCGACGGAGGTACTGGCGGCGCAGCATGGGGCGTCGATTAGCGCCAGCGTTCCCGAAGGTGTCACCGTCACGGTCCTAACGGGTTCGATGAAGACGGCGCAGAAACGCAAAGCTTTGTTGGAGATTGTCTCTGGCGAGGCCGATATCGTGATTGGCACCCACGCCATCATCCAGGACAGCGTTGAATTCTTCGATTTGGGCCTCGTCATCGTGGATGAGCAGCACCGCTTTGGCGTCGAACAGCGCGATAGCCTGCGCACCAAAACTCGGGAGGGAACCAGCCCGCACCTGTTGGTGATGACTGCGACACCTATCCCGCGCACGATTGCCATGACGGTGTTCGGTGATCTAGCGGTATCGACGCTCAAGGAGCTACCCGGTGGACGCAAACCTATCTTGTCCGCGGTGGTTCCCGAATGGAAGCCGGAGTGGGTACGCCGCGCCATCGAGCGCATCCGTGAAGAGGTAGGCAAGGGTCACCAGGCTTATATCGTTTGCCCGCGGATTGAAGGAGAGGGCGGTGTGGAAACCATGTCGGTTCAACTGCGCAACCTTCCCTTGCGCGGACTGCGGGTGGAGATGCTCCACGGCAAAATGCCCGATAAGGACCAAGTAATGGAGAGCTTCGCGCGCGGGGAGATTGATGTCCTCGTGGCCACCACGGTCATTGAAGTCGGCGTCGATGTTCCCAATGCCACCGTCATGCTGATCCGGGAATCGGAGAACTTTGGAGTCTCGCAGCTGCACCAGTTGCGCGGGCGCGTGGGACGCGGCGGCAATGAATCGGTGTGCCTGCTGCACACGACGGCTGAGCCTAATAGCAAGTCTTTCCGGCGTATCAAAGCTATCGCGGATACGCCATCTGGTTTTGACCTAGCTGAGCTCGACCTACAGCAACGCCACGAAGGCGATATCTTAGGAACACTGCAATCCGGTACGAAGCGCACGCTGAAGTTGCTGAACCTCATCAATGACCGGGACATCGTCGAGCGCACGCATGCTGATGCCGCCGCGTTGGTCGAGCGTAACCCTGAATTAGCGGAGGAACTGACGCACAACCTAAGCGCAGATGAACAGGGATTTTTGGAGAAAAACTAGGCTTGTCACCGCGGGAAACTGAGGGGAGATAGGGTAGAAGCCATGACCAGAATCATCGCCGGAGAAGCCCGCGGGCGCACCATCAAGGTGCCCGAAGCTGGGACGAGGCCCACGTCCGACCGTGCCCGCGAGGGCCTTTTCTCATCGTTGAATGTGCGCTGGGGGTTCATTGATTCCCGCGTGTTGGATCTCTTTGCTGGTTCCGGCGCCTTAGGCCTTGAGGCAGCTAGCCGTGGCGCTGAGGAAGTCGTCCTCGTGGAGAATAATGCCGCGGCCGTGAAGGTCATTCGCCACAATATTGGGGTGGTGAAGCACCCGCGCGTGGAGGTACGAGAAATGAAAGCCTCGTCATACCTTGCCACCGCACCGCGCGGCTACTTCGACATGGTGCTCGCGGATCCGCCCTATGACTTCGATGATGTTGATGGTCTTCTCGCCGCCATCGAGCCGGTGCTGGATGATGCCGCGATAGTTGTCATCGAGCGCCACGTGGACTCGCCGCACACACAGTGGCCAGATGGCTTTGAGCCCACCGGTCAGAAGCTTAAGAAGCGGACCTTTGGCATCGCGCGTTTTGATATGGCGATCTATCACCGCAGTGCGGATAGCTCGAAGATCGATACCACCGGAACCCAGGAGGACTAGCCATGCCGACTCACGCCGTATGCCCCG contains:
- a CDS encoding NUDIX hydrolase, with the protein product MPKAKNMHETDKDIRSEVFISGRHQEIPVDPAEEFKRTTLAAGAVLWRGDPHDPEVALIHRPHYDDWSLPKGKVDPGESLPATAAREIFEETGYSVRLGKLIGKVAYPVQGRTKVVYYWLARVLDGEYTPNEETDELRWMKIAEASSLLSYDVDAQVLGKAHKRLRLAPTTRVLYVRHARAHQRRSWEGDDDLRPLDKKGRRQAEMLVPMLTPFHPTAIYSAPPQRCQHTAARLADELGMDIAVNKAFGDDVFAESPDDARAAFQRVVDGGGVPVIVSQGLTIPGIIESYAPKFLKKSIDELKFKKASVWVLSFNDGELTGADYLASPLPVR
- a CDS encoding NAD(P)H-dependent glycerol-3-phosphate dehydrogenase encodes the protein MANVAVMGAGSWGTTLAKVFADAGNDVRLWARREELANAINTRHENPDYLPELPLPESIKASTEPATTLQAADIVIFGVPSQTLRGNLEKWAPLLPEDATLVSISKGVEKATLNLMSEVIADAAGVSSDRIAVLSGPNLAKEVAQEQPAATVIACSDAARAEAVQHAAAAPYFRPYTNTDVIGAEIGGACKNVIALACGMAAGKGLGNNTMATIITRGLAEITRLGVKLGADPFTFSGLAGMGDLVATCSSTLSRNRTFGYRLGQGGTLEEATAATNGQVAEGVISSDSIFRLAQRADVEMPITQAVYGVCHRGVTVDDMIVALMGRTKKAE
- a CDS encoding D-alanine--D-alanine ligase family protein is translated as MTEAKPVRVAVVYGGRSSEHSVSCISAGAIMEHLDPEKYEVVPIGITREGTWTQGNRAGLDIVDGRLPEVELHDELALSLNPATRGRIHNVTRHEHYTEVDVIVPVLHGPYGEDGTVQGLFELSGIPYVGAGVLASAVGMDKEFTKKLLVAEGLPVAPQEVLTGEATLNDAQKERLGLPVFVKPARGGSSIGVSKVSAWEDLEAALTLAYESDDKVLIEPEISGAEVEVGVLERPDGSLQASVPAKLLGTTESEEGFYDFDAKYIDEGVSAAIPAPLSEELTAELRQRAIEAFRALGASGLSRVDFFVSDDSYCINEVNTFPGFTPISMYPQVFAAEGVGYAELLDTLIQTALARS
- a CDS encoding DUF3515 domain-containing protein; translated protein: MDTQFNRTAIYISLGISIAMVFAVIFGAKYVFTSAAQQPVALPPTPSEAADSPECAAVVDALPDKLMGYPRVDLVDPAPAGAAAWAKNSEDKVTLRCGVDLPQQFTDYSHTVESDGESWLQVLDATPGSTLTTWYSTKHTPAIAVTTSSEEAHDDAPEGLEAAFQQLEKKAQKANPAPLSQLKAGPDSMCPALEEALPETLAEGYTRRADVGDKNTWVYSAPGQEEIVVRCGVASPENYRAGVQLQQVNDVPWFEDTTLAEGTTAGTWFALGRAEDLALSAPQDAANSALVRLSDALVAATPSQ
- a CDS encoding thiamine-phosphate kinase produces the protein MTVGLSHTLDQAGERHVIHEIVTAAPSALNGDDAAVLYPAAPNSRTVAATDMMVEGRHFRRDWSTAAEIGQKAIVRNFADIEAMGARPTAALLAIAAPGDTSVDFVRGIAQGIAERCAVYNAELVGGDLTRSESLVINVTALGSLGGSGAALTLDGARAGQKLVAHGKIGYSGAGLALLQRYGRALPPELEEFWPLVDAHCAPSLTPGRGVIARATGSTSMTDNSDGLVRDIGHLAGRSGVHIDLDRGAIAPDPLLAGAGAVLDIDPWEWVLTGGEDHTLLATTYKAPPSGFREIGRVMRGSGVTIDGEEPRYSEGWEGFA
- a CDS encoding uracil-DNA glycosylase produces the protein MPYIRQALEENLPRIEREIGAEFLPPAENVFAALSMPLEDVRVLIVGQDPYPTPGHAMGLSFSTRSGVPAPRSLKNIYAELGDDLGIPGRADGDLRAWFEQGVLLLNRVLTVAPGQAGSHRRLGWEAITEAAIRALAGRDIVAILWGRDAQACQAFLPGTECITSPHPSPLSARRGFFGSRPFSRANAALEARGVPAVDWRL
- a CDS encoding DAK2 domain-containing protein, with the translated sequence MSYPAELDARGLHEWASRTVEELQRRRAEINALNVFPVPDSDTGSNMAHTMESALAEANKGEVDVAEALAIGSVRGARGNSGMVLSQVLRGVADATTDSRVDGAVLADALTLAVTLVDRALAAPVEGTIITVLRAAAIAANQAAEQPGAELHGILLAAVEAARKALAETPSQLSALREAGVVDAGGTGFVILLECLLTQVTGPDPASQPLTESVPLYSAEPAVREPQAGEELAEIEAIFFFEGNLGDIEETLAPLGNSLVIARATETSASVHIHSAEAGAVIEKAYSLGKVSNLRLEALPQTGQAASCQDSGGGGGAQRRIFAAVPEEAARELFEKAGADVVKPGEELQSAGEGDLFLPNGCGGDPGKATVIPTDSLVVGLAALSVYAPSSAHTDDVLAAMKDAARSMRVAYPDRENVAGILAACRTQLGYGGEQITVLTGLELEEDELARELGVDVVVLHVPGLRTEIGVE
- a CDS encoding ATP-dependent DNA helicase RecG, whose translation is MLGWQDDRALTDILAKKDAAAFKRAFGYTTCGELLSHYPRDYIRHNKDVGLGGAEDGDHVTITGVIEELRVKHTSKAVVFILYMDSGVQASFFNAHYVQRVLGRGMRVMLSGKLKYFRGYPSLQHPDFLILDPGRYQESLLDSTTGQGTGSLKKLSQFGSLETFLQREWIPVYPASGKVTSWYIMGAIHKVLEHTPPIPEPLDYRMMVTLDQAVREIHEPGDNGPERAIQRLKYNEALSVGLVMALRQRDVKARTATPMPAILEGYRDELLSELPFALTDGQRRVIGEIDADLCGTAPMMRLLQGEVGSGKTLVATCAMLQAVDAGKQAALLAPTEVLAAQHGASISASVPEGVTVTVLTGSMKTAQKRKALLEIVSGEADIVIGTHAIIQDSVEFFDLGLVIVDEQHRFGVEQRDSLRTKTREGTSPHLLVMTATPIPRTIAMTVFGDLAVSTLKELPGGRKPILSAVVPEWKPEWVRRAIERIREEVGKGHQAYIVCPRIEGEGGVETMSVQLRNLPLRGLRVEMLHGKMPDKDQVMESFARGEIDVLVATTVIEVGVDVPNATVMLIRESENFGVSQLHQLRGRVGRGGNESVCLLHTTAEPNSKSFRRIKAIADTPSGFDLAELDLQQRHEGDILGTLQSGTKRTLKLLNLINDRDIVERTHADAAALVERNPELAEELTHNLSADEQGFLEKN
- the rsmD gene encoding 16S rRNA (guanine(966)-N(2))-methyltransferase RsmD, with product MTRIIAGEARGRTIKVPEAGTRPTSDRAREGLFSSLNVRWGFIDSRVLDLFAGSGALGLEAASRGAEEVVLVENNAAAVKVIRHNIGVVKHPRVEVREMKASSYLATAPRGYFDMVLADPPYDFDDVDGLLAAIEPVLDDAAIVVIERHVDSPHTQWPDGFEPTGQKLKKRTFGIARFDMAIYHRSADSSKIDTTGTQED